CCGGGATGAAAGCCGCGTCTGCGCTGTAACTCCAGCCACAGCGAAAGCGCTACGTAGTAGACCGGAAACGACAGCGAGGCCAGCACCAAAGGTCGGGGCGGTCTCGGGAGCAGATAGACGATCGAGACGGCTGAAAGGACCCAGAGGGTGCCGAACGCATTGGTTAGGAAGGAATAGCAGGGGGTCCGGCTGGGGTAGACATAGCGGATGGGGACGAACACCAGCAGCGCGAACCCGAGCACGGCGAAGCCGTTGACCCATGTGGGCGTTGCCAGCACGAACTGATAAAAGGCCACGATGTTCCAGTACGAGGGGAAACCGAGAAAGAAGTGGTCGGCCGTTTTCGCTTCCTTGTGGGCAAACCCGTATCCGCTGGCGACGAGCGGGACCGCAGCCAGCCAGAGGGCGTCGCGCGGCGGGAGCAGCTCC
This window of the Candidatus Zixiibacteriota bacterium genome carries:
- a CDS encoding CDP-diacylglycerol O-phosphatidyltransferase, whose translation is MGRVALAWLVHLYTASGAVIALLSILYLEQLKFQAVLWLMFLALAIDATDGVLARGARVKELIPWFDGARLDDIVDYLNYVLVPALFMLKAELLPPRDALWLAAVPLVASGYGFAHKEAKTADHFFLGFPSYWNIVAFYQFVLATPTWVNGFAVLGFALLVFVPIRYVYPSRTPCYSFLTNAFGTLWVLSAVSIVYLLPRPPRPLVLASLSFPVYYVALSLWLELQRRRGFHPGTGR